From a region of the Salminus brasiliensis chromosome 4, fSalBra1.hap2, whole genome shotgun sequence genome:
- the kmo gene encoding kynurenine 3-monooxygenase produces MDGASMDHSAKMKKSSGKKKVAVVGGGLVGALSASFFAKRGFDVAVFESRDDIRCAKVVKGRSINLALSHRGRQALKHIGIEEKIVSMGIPMHARMIHSLNGKCSPIPYGRKGQYILSVGRTNLNKELLTAVEAYPNTELNFSHKLLDWSPETGTMTFHGLDGAEKEIQADLVVGCDGAFSATRKQFLRRSRFDYSQTYIPHGYIELSMPPRNGEFAMEPNFLHIWPRNTFMMIALPNLDKTFTCTLFMRFEEFEKIITGDELIAFFQKNFPDSIQLIGVDALKRDFFKLPAQAMVWVKCSPYHVSDRCVLMGDAAHAMVPFYGQGMNAGFEDCLVFNEIMDQFNEDFAAVLPEYSRVRVPDDHAMCELAMYNYIEMRSHVNSRYFLFRKYLDGALHFIMPKTIIPLYTMITFTRTRYHEAVIQWQWQNKVITRGLWIFGTMSIAGGTYLLIKHCPKMPPVTVEQLWNRVSGLKWLRT; encoded by the exons ATGGACGGTGCTAGTATGGATCACTCAGCCAAGATGAAAAAGTCATCAGGCAAGAAAAAGGTTGCTGTAGTGGGAGGCGGTTTG GTTGGTGCCCTGAGCGCTTCTTTCTTTGCAAAAAGAGGTTTTGATGTTGCAGTCTTTGAATCTCGAGATG ATATTCGTTGTGCTAAAGTTGTGAAAGGCAGAAGCATCAACCTTGCCCTCTCCCATAGGGGGCGCCAAGCTTTAAAACATATTGGGATTGAAGAGAAG ATTGTATCTATGGGCATCCCAATGCATGCTCGCATGATCCACAGTCTGAATGGAAAATGTTCACCTATACCTTATGGAAGAAAGGGTCAG tACATCCTCTCTGTTGGCAGAACCAATCTTAATAAGGAGCTACTAACTG CGGTGGAGGCTTACCCAAATACAGAACTGAACTTTAGCCACAAGCTACTTGACTGGAGCCCAGAAACAGGGACCATGACCTTTCATGG GCTGGATGGAGCTGAAAAGGAGATCCAGGCAGATCTCGTCGTAGGTTGCGATGGTGCTTTCTCTGCTACCAGGAAGCAGTTCTTACGCCGTAGTCGCTTCGATTACAGCCAGACCTACATTCCTCATGGGTACATTGAGCTCTCCATGCCTCCTAGGAATGGTGAA TTTGCAATGGAGCCCAATTTTCTTCACATCTGGCCAAGGAACACCTTCATGATGATAGCTCTCCCCAACTTG GACAAGACGTTCACCTGCACCCTGTTCATGCGCTTTGAGGAGTTTGAGAAGATCATCACGGGTGATGAGCTTATTGCCTTCTTTCAGAAGAACTTCCCTGATTCCATCCAACTCATAGGCGT GGATGCACTAAAGAGGGATTTTTTCAAGCTGCCTGCCCAGGCCATGGTGTGGGTGAAGTGCTCCCCTTATCATGTGTCAGACAGATGTGTCCTAATGGGGGATGCTGCTCATGCAATGGTGCCGTTCTATGGCCAGGGCATGAATGCA GGCTTTGAGGACTGCCTTGTTTTCAATGAGATCATGGATCAGTTTAATGAAGACTTTG CTGCAGTGCTACCAGAGTATTCCAGAGTTCGTGTACCTGATGATCATGCCATGTGTGAATTAGCTATGTACAACTACATTGAG ATGAGATCACACGTCAATTCCAGATATTTCCTGTTCCGCAAATACTTAGATGGAGCACTTCATTTTATCATGCCAAAAACAATAATTCCATTGTACACAATG ATCACTTTCACCAGAACACGTTATCACGAAGCAGTGATCCAATGGCAATGGCAGAACAAG GTGATCACTCGGGGGTTGTGGATCTTTGGGACAATGTCTATTGCAGGAGGCACTTATCTGCTTATCAAACACTGTCCCAAAATGCCCCCtgtcactgtggagcagctatgGAATCGAGTTTCAGGCCTAAAGTGGCTCAGGACGTAG
- the opn3 gene encoding opsin-3 yields the protein MHAMNPFNETGTETQENYLFAIGTYKLLAFTIGTIGVLGFCNNVVVIILYYKFKRLRTPTNLLLVNISVSDLLVSIIGVNFTFVSCVKRGWVWDAATCVWDGFSNSLFGIVSIMTLSALAYERYIRVVHAKVVDFPWAWRAITHIWLYSLAWTGAPLLGWNRYTLEVHQLGCSLDWASKDPNDASFILFFLLGCFFVPVGVMAYCYGNILYTVHMLRSIEDLQTVQIIKILRYEKKVAAMFLLMIFCYLLCWTPYAVVSMLEAFGKQSMVSPTVAIIPSIFAKSSTAYNPVIYAFMSRKFRRCMMQLLCSRLARLQRSIKDRPLTCTDRPIRPIVMSQSRDDRPKKRVTFNSSSIVFIITSNDTDPLAIRSKCSEPPQVNVIQVRPV from the exons ATGCACGCAATGAATCCTTTCAACGAAACTGGGACTGAGACACAAGAGAACTATCTTTTCGCCATCGGGACATACAAACTTCTCGCCTTCACCATCGGCACCATAGGTGTGCTGGGCTTCTGCAACAACGTCGTGGTCATCATACTTTACTACAAATTCAAGCGACTGCGCACGCCCACGAATTTACTGCTGGTCAACATCAGCGTGAGCGACCTGCTGGTGTCCATCATAGGCGTGAACTTCACCTTCGTCTCGTGCGTAAAGCGAGGATGGGTTTGGGACGCCGCCACATGCGTTTGGGACGGATTCAGCAACAGCTTATTCG GTATTGTATCCATAATGACGCTCTCTGCTCTTGCATATGAACGCTACATTCGAGTGGTACATGCCAAGGTTGTAGACTTCCCCTGGGCATGGAGGGCCATCACCCACATCTGGCTTTACTCACTGGCCTGGACCGGTGCTCCTCTCCTGGGCTGGAACCGCTACACCCTGGAAGTGCACCAGCTTGGCTGTTCACTGGACTGGGCATCTAAAGACCCCAATGATGCATCcttcatcctcttcttcctccttggCTGCTTCTTCGTCCCTGTGGGGGTTATGGCCTACTGCTATGGGAATATTTTGTACACTGTGCACATG CTACGTTCCATTGAGGATCTGCAGACAGTTCAGATCATTAAGATTCTGCGCTACGAGAAGAAGGTGGCAGCCATGTTCCTGCTCATGATTTTCTGTTACCTGCTGTGCTGGACGCCCTACGCTGTGGTCTCCATGCTAGAGGCTTTTGGCAAGCAGAGCATGGTCTCCCCCACCGTTGCCATTATCCCCTCCATCTTCGCCAAGTCCAGTACGgcctacaaccctgttatctatgCCTTCATGAGCAGGAAG TTTCGCCGTTGCATGATGCAGCTGCTATGCTCTCGGCTGGCTCGCCTGCAGCGCAGCATCAAGGACCGCCCCCTGACCTGCACTGACCGCCCCATACGgcccattgtgatgtcacaaagccGTGACGACCGGCCCAAGAAGAGAGTGACTTTCAACTCCTCCTCCATAGTCTTCATCATCACCAGTAACGACACGGACCCTCTGGCCATCAGGTCCAAGTGCAGTGAGCCACCACAGGTCAATGTCATTCAAGTGCGTCCCGTCTGA
- the LOC140554190 gene encoding phenazine biosynthesis-like domain-containing protein 1 yields MEIPVFTVDAFTNLPFKGNPAAVCLLENKLHDELYQKIAAEMNLSETAFVTKLKSTDSFCSGARFGLRWFTPTNEIALCGHATLASAAVLFYRKENTNLVVAFETLSGELQVRQHGESLVMNFPLNKPEVQDFNKFNTVLRATVGDLPIQEVCYCKTTKKLLVRLADTCDRSALTSLSPVAETLLKSETSGKVKGVIVTIKGAPALQPGYDFFSRNFAPWNGIPEDPVTGSAHTILAAYWSEKLGKKKMLAYQCSRRGGELELQLRDDGRVDIAGRAVVILQGTLDL; encoded by the exons ATGGAGATTCCAGTTTTTACAGTTGATGCATTTACTAATTTACCTTTCAAAGGCAATCCTGCAGCAGTCTGTCTTTTAGAGAAT AAACTGCATGATGAGCTTTATCAGAAAATTGCAGCGGAGATGAACTTATCAGAGACTGCATTCGTCACAAAGCTGAAATCTACAGACAGCTTTTGTTCAG gagCAAGATTTGGCCTGCGTTGGTTCACCCCTACAAATGAAATTGCACTATGCGGCCATGCAACACTGGCTTCAGCAGCAGTGCTCTTTTACAGAAAAG AAAATACCAACCTTGTGGTGGCGTTTGAGACTCTGAGTGGAGAGCTGCAGGTCCGCCAGCATGGAGAATCTCTAGTGATGAACTTCCCCCTTAACAAACCAGAGGTTCAG GATTTCAACAAATTCAATACAGTCCTTAGG GCTACTGTGGGAGATCTACCTATTCAGGAGGTTTGCTACTGTAAAACCACAAAGAAGCTTCTAGTGCGTCTGGCTGATACATGCGACAG GTCAGCTCTTACATCCTTGAGCCCGGTGGCTGAGACTCTGCTGAAAAGTGAAACCAGTGGAAAGGTTAAGGGTGTTATCGTCACAATCAAAGGGGCGCCCGCTTTACAGCCTGGATACGACTTCTTCTCCCGCAACTTTGCCCCATGGAATGGCATCCCAGAAGATCCAGTGACTG GCTCTGCTCATACAATCCTCGCTGCCTACTGGTCTGAGAAACTTGGAAAGAAGAAAATGTTAG CCTATCAGTGCTCCAGACGTGGGGGTGAGCTAGAGCTGCAACTAAGAGATGATGGCAGAGTGGACATCGCAGGCCGAGCTGTGGTCATCCTTCAGGGAACCCTCGATCTCTAG